Genomic window (Spirosoma sp. KCTC 42546):
TTTTATCATGGCTGTGTACCTGTGCCTAAGCTAGCTGCCGATGGTAGCCGATAGTATAATTTTCCGCTTACCTTTTTCCTCGTTATTCCATGTCGTTTTTGAATATTGATTCAGTTAAAGACCGCACCTTCGATGCCATTGTCATTGGTTCAGGTATTAGCGGTGGCTGGGCAGCTAAGGAGCTAACCGGCAAAGGATTACGTACGCTGGTTCTGGAGCGTGGCCGCGATGTAAAGCACATTACCGATTATCCAACCACAATGATGCAGCCCTGGGAGTTTCAGCACCTGGGTCAGTTAACCAAAGAAATGAGAGAGGCAAACCCGATTGCCAGCCGCTGCTATGCATTTCGGGAGGATGCCACGCATTTCTTCATTAAAGATAATGAACACCCCTATGTGCAGGAAAAACCCTTCGACTGGATTCGAGGCTATCAGGTAGGAGGGAAGTCGCTGATGTGGGCACGAGGTACGCAGCGATGGTCGGATTTTGATTTTGAAGGCCCTGCCCGCGATGGCTTTGCTGTAGACTGGCCAATTCGCTACGCTGATCTGGCACCCTGGTACAGCTATGTTGAGAAGTTTGCGGGGATTTCCGGGAATAAAGACGGGATCGCTACATTACCCGATGGCGAGTTTTTGCCTCCACACGAGCAATCCTGTGTTGAGAAACATTTTACCGATGAAATGGCGAGACATTATAACGGTACTCGCCCCATTATCATTGGTCGCTGTGCACACCTGACAAAACCTCAGCCTATTCACTATCAGCAAGGTAGAGCTCAATGCCAAAACCGATCGCTTTGCCAACGGGGGTGCCCTTATGGCGGTTATTTTAGCAGTAACTCATCAACCTTACCCTGGGCGGCCAAAACGGGGAAGATGACCCTTCGTCCTGACTCAGTCGTGCATTCGATAATCTTTGACGATAGGAAAAACAAGGCTACTGGGGTTCGGGTGATTGATGCGCATACCAAAGAAATGAAAGAGTATTACGCCCGGATCATTTTTGTAAATGCGGCCTGTCTGAACTCAAACCTGGTATTGTTGAACTCAAAATCAAACCGATTTCCAACCGGTTTAGGCAACGACAATGGCCTTCTGGGTAAATATGTAGCTTTCCATAACTTCCGTACCACCATTTCGGCTGAACACGAAGGTTTTCAGGACACCACTACCGAAGGGATTCGACCCAACAGCAGCTATATTCCCCGTTTTCGCAATGTGTATAAACAGGAAACAGACTTCCTGCGTGGGTACGCAGCCGGGTTTGGTTCTAGTCGCATGACTAGCGTGGATACATCGGCAATGGGCGAAAACCTGAAGTCAAGCCTGATGCAGCCCAAATACGGTAACTGGCGTGTGAGTTCACATATGATGGGTGAAACGATTCCAAAGGAAAGCAACTATGTGACGCTCGACTCAAGCCTGACGGATGCCTGGGGAATCCCTCAATTGAAAATTTCAGTGGCTTATGATGACAATGATGAGAAGATGATTCGGGATTTTCACGAGCAAATGTCTGAAATGCTGACAGTGGCTGGCTTCAAAAATATTGAAACCCACGACAAACCCGATAAAGCGCCGGGGCTGGATATCCACGAAATGGGTGGTGTTCGGATGGGGAAAGACCCGAAAACGTCGATGCTAAACAAGTGGAACCAACTTCATACATGCAAAAACGTGTTTGTTACGGATGGCGCCTGTATGACGTCTACATCTACTCAAAATCCATCCCTAACATTCATGGCGATTACAGCCCGCGCGGCTGATCATGCCGTGAAAGAAATGAGGAAGGGACTTTTGTAGATATGGAGTCATACACACAGCGAGGTCCACCGACATGGTGGACCTCGCTGTGTTACTACCGTTTAGTGTTAAAACAGGCTACCCGGGATTAACCAGACACAGACTCAGTTGCCCAGGCTGCCGGTACCTTTTGAATAACGGCTTCAAACTCTTCTGCCCGCCGTGCCCATGAGTTGTTTTTTGCCATGGCAATTCGTGCTTGTACGCGTTCGGGCGCATCATCAGCCAGGGCCTTTCGTAGCGCCTGTGCGAAATCTTCCGGACTAGCAGCTAGTTCAACTACACCAGCGAAATCATCGAGTAGTGAAAACGGAGTGGAAACAACAGGTAAACCAGCCGCTAGATACTCATTGATTTTTAGTGGGTAAATGGTATACGTATGCTCATTACAAACAAACGGAATCATAGTAGCCTTCATCTTCGCCAGCAATGGAGGAAGCTCGGCTGGCTGATGAGGAGGAGTGAAAACAACGTTTGGATAAACGGCTAATAGCTTCATAAAACTGGGCTCGTGAACTTCGCCAACAAATTGAAAGGTGACATCTGGCATCGTACGCACACAATAGCCGACCAACTCAAGGTTGATCCGATTATCAGCAGTCCCCAGATAGCCTACAATCGGTTTTTCAGGTACAGGTTCCTGTTGGGCTAATTGGTAAGCCTGATTAAATAACTCAAAATTGACCCCGTTTTTTACACAATAGGCATTCGGTTGCAGAAGCGACTTGGATCGGCGAAGGGTTTCGGATGTAGTAACGACAGCATCGACTTCCTGGAGATAGTCTGGCTCGTAGCGGCTCCCGTGCCGACTCATCCAGTTAATAATGGTTATTTCGTCGAAACAGTAATAAATAGTGGCGCACTCGTTAAGCTGGTGTAGCATAGGAAGCCCAAACACCGGATTCAGTCCATTAATGACCAGTGGGCGGGTCATGTTCAACTGACTCATCACACGTCGAAGCCCTTTTATCAATCGGTTTACATTTTGCTGAACCAGTAAGTCGTGTGCTTTGGGAGACATCCAGTTGACAGGCAACATTAACGGAGGGGTCCATACATAGACCTCACTGCCATTGGCAAAGGTTTTTTTGAGGAGCGGATTCTTTAAGCGAACGGTTTGCCGGACGGGCATATCCTGACGACCAGCTACACCCATTGCCCAGTCTTTGAGGGTATATTGATAATCGACGTACAAAACCCGGTGCCGAACCGATAATTCGGTCATCAATTGCACCACAGCTTTCTGAAAATCACCCTCCCAGGTTGTCTGGCCGAGGCAAACTATACTATCAAACTGTTGCATGTACGCAAGAAATAACGACCTTTCTTCAGATGGACGAGAGCATTTAACAAAATCAACAGGAGTAGACAAGTTTGGATTACGCTATGCCAACACACACGTGAGCAAGATTCTGTATGATAAAAATACGTCTTTACGAGCTTAATACAGATAAGCAATTATACTTAATTTGGGAATCTTTTTAACGTTGCCAAAGGAGGTACTTGTATACTCAAAGGTGTATTCTGATCCCTTCGAATATTGCATGCATAAGTTATACTATTGAGTAAGAGGAATTTGTTATTTATTTAGAGAATTGGCATACACAGTGAGTAGCTTATTCGCAGTGGCCTCCCATGAAAATAAGGCGGCTCGTTTCAAGCCCTTGGCGCGTAATTCAGCGCGGAGAGTTGGCTGTTTGATCAGCCGATCAATGCCTCTTATCATCTCTTCTACCGAATTCGGGTCAACTAATAAAGCGGCATCACCTGCTACTTCGGGCATCGACGATGTTGAGGATGTTAATACCGGTGTGCCACAGGCCATAGCTTCCAGGATTGGCAGGCCAAAACTTTCCCGCAATGAGGGGCATAAGAAAATTGTAGCGGCATTATAGACCAGTGGCAGGATATAATTCGGTATATAGCCACACAAAATAATGTCGTTGGCCAGCGATTCTCCGCCAATCTCGCTAAGCAAATCAGTCAGGCTGGCAGCAGGTAAATTCGAGATCACGACTGGAAGCGAAAGCTTACCCTGTTGTTTGAGCCCCAACAACGCTTTTAATACGCCCTTGACATTCTTTTTAGGGTCTGTATTGCCTAGGAAGAAAATAAATTCTTTGGGCAGTTTATACTTTAATCGGACAATGTCAATCTGTTCTACATCATCAATGACATGAAACTGATTGCTCACCGCATTCCAAATGGCAACTACCCGTTCTGGAGACAGGTGAAGGTGGTCTACGATACGTTGTCGTTCAAAATGAGAAACGGTTATAATACGCTCACACTCCGCTACAATTCGTGGCACATTCCAGCGTCGGTACTGATTTCCAAACCGTTGATACCAGCTACCAGCCCGCAGCGGTTGGTTTTCCAGGAAAATAATATCATGAAGGGTTAGCACCAGTGGTACTGAACAGTGTAGCGGAGCTGTATTGGCCGTGCAATGCAGTAAGTCAATCCCATATTGTTTCACTGCCCTGGGCAATGCATATTGTTCCCATACCGGATAGGGGCCACCAGGCAGTTCTACAATTTCCATGTTTGGCGCACTTGGTAACCCATCCCTATCGGCATCAGGCTTTACAAAAACAACAAACTCGTGTTGTGAACAAGTGGCTAACGCTCGAATCGTTTCGAGCGCTACGATGTCCATGCCGTGTTTATGGGGTCGTAGGAGACGTTGTGCTTCGATGCCGATTCTCATGCTAGTTGCTTTGGTGTGTCCCACCGTTCGCAGGTGGTAAATAGAAATGAATTGATAAACAAAATGGTACTGGTTGGAAACTGACCCAGGAT
Coding sequences:
- a CDS encoding GMC oxidoreductase, whose product is MSFLNIDSVKDRTFDAIVIGSGISGGWAAKELTGKGLRTLVLERGRDVKHITDYPTTMMQPWEFQHLGQLTKEMREANPIASRCYAFREDATHFFIKDNEHPYVQEKPFDWIRGYQVGGKSLMWARGTQRWSDFDFEGPARDGFAVDWPIRYADLAPWYSYVEKFAGISGNKDGIATLPDGEFLPPHEQSCVEKHFTDEMARHYNGTRPIIIGRCAHLTKPQPIHYQQGRAQCQNRSLCQRGCPYGGYFSSNSSTLPWAAKTGKMTLRPDSVVHSIIFDDRKNKATGVRVIDAHTKEMKEYYARIIFVNAACLNSNLVLLNSKSNRFPTGLGNDNGLLGKYVAFHNFRTTISAEHEGFQDTTTEGIRPNSSYIPRFRNVYKQETDFLRGYAAGFGSSRMTSVDTSAMGENLKSSLMQPKYGNWRVSSHMMGETIPKESNYVTLDSSLTDAWGIPQLKISVAYDDNDEKMIRDFHEQMSEMLTVAGFKNIETHDKPDKAPGLDIHEMGGVRMGKDPKTSMLNKWNQLHTCKNVFVTDGACMTSTSTQNPSLTFMAITARAADHAVKEMRKGLL
- a CDS encoding glycosyltransferase, translating into MQQFDSIVCLGQTTWEGDFQKAVVQLMTELSVRHRVLYVDYQYTLKDWAMGVAGRQDMPVRQTVRLKNPLLKKTFANGSEVYVWTPPLMLPVNWMSPKAHDLLVQQNVNRLIKGLRRVMSQLNMTRPLVINGLNPVFGLPMLHQLNECATIYYCFDEITIINWMSRHGSRYEPDYLQEVDAVVTTSETLRRSKSLLQPNAYCVKNGVNFELFNQAYQLAQQEPVPEKPIVGYLGTADNRINLELVGYCVRTMPDVTFQFVGEVHEPSFMKLLAVYPNVVFTPPHQPAELPPLLAKMKATMIPFVCNEHTYTIYPLKINEYLAAGLPVVSTPFSLLDDFAGVVELAASPEDFAQALRKALADDAPERVQARIAMAKNNSWARRAEEFEAVIQKVPAAWATESVSG
- a CDS encoding glycosyltransferase family 1 protein; the protein is MRIGIEAQRLLRPHKHGMDIVALETIRALATCSQHEFVVFVKPDADRDGLPSAPNMEIVELPGGPYPVWEQYALPRAVKQYGIDLLHCTANTAPLHCSVPLVLTLHDIIFLENQPLRAGSWYQRFGNQYRRWNVPRIVAECERIITVSHFERQRIVDHLHLSPERVVAIWNAVSNQFHVIDDVEQIDIVRLKYKLPKEFIFFLGNTDPKKNVKGVLKALLGLKQQGKLSLPVVISNLPAASLTDLLSEIGGESLANDIILCGYIPNYILPLVYNAATIFLCPSLRESFGLPILEAMACGTPVLTSSTSSMPEVAGDAALLVDPNSVEEMIRGIDRLIKQPTLRAELRAKGLKRAALFSWEATANKLLTVYANSLNK